In Palaemon carinicauda isolate YSFRI2023 chromosome 21, ASM3689809v2, whole genome shotgun sequence, the following proteins share a genomic window:
- the LOC137615468 gene encoding uncharacterized protein isoform X2 gives MQPRYLPLILALVASTHARDDWSWGPDDTQEFSSRSGSASGRSLTFPNAKVDRTLSSSVQQPSLQRAPSTETVRVPRLVLGGTSGQSVSTSSGLTFSQGVSLPLEQTFSQGPALPQGQTFSPPPSQGFVPSISETFPPAEVNTFAPAPAVQHFPPTHTLQVAQAVSSIEPHPIGNQLKGESRNDKPRGDGQAEARFLGLKEKFCEYGIGYDCKKGFDKGHHHGTGISAYDVSYVQPVQVVPVGGPIAAVPIDKGHKKGFHDKGHHHSPPAYYPPQPTYHAPQPAYHPPATGYGAPATGYGAPAYHPPQSSYGVPASSYASPASYTPPKSSYGGGQVQHVHTHHHVYNGQASGGGFAYGKDNSLGSSSSHFSTFGNSVKKVGSALPAIPPRENFLTEQGSLPGFLEDCQCVERRYCSSLDIVGRSNDQFLHLDARSKKTDILSTASGENDTVATSSEDGLSFSASEIKSTQTEAKESGRQKRDTFFGSDAKVQPIVQPTSRQGRQFRFGGYSPGVSGCAASHVCCRSPVFRSERAISTCGRRSSVGLLGRVKNNRFETGDTEFGEYPWQAAILRRESGDNVYVCGAVLIDTRHLLTAAHCVNGLSPSDLKVRLGEWDVSSETEFYRYIETPVSGVYPHREFFSGNLNNDIAVLRLFSHVNLATNPHVSPVCLPERSDDFTGQRCHATGWGKNAFGNTGDFQHLLKEVDVPMVSHSSCESALRRTRLGSNFNLHDGMTCAGGEEGKDACEGDGGSPLVCRGFDGSMVLAGLVSWGVGCGTRGVPGVYVNVPYYLDWINSITKS, from the exons ATGCAGCCCCGGTATTTACCACTAATACTGGCTCTAGTGGCCAGTACTCACGCAAGAGATGACTGGTCTTGGGGTCCAGATGATACTCAGGAGTTTTCTTCGCGATCAGGCAGCGCCTCTGGCAGATCACTCACTTTCCCAAATGCGAAGGTCGATCGGACATTGTCCTCTTCCGTCCAGCAGCCCTCTTTACAAAGGGCCCCTTCCACTGAGACAGTGAGAGTGCCCCGACTTGTATTAGGAGGAACTTCAGGCCAGTCTGTTTCAACTTCCTCTGGTCTAACGTTTTCTCAGGGGGTTAGTCTTCCTCTGGAACAAACGTTTTCTCAGGGACCAGCTCTTCCTCAAGGACAAACGTTTTCTCCTCCCCCAAGCCAAGGGTTCGTCCCATCCATAAGTGAAACCTTCCCTCCTGCTGAAGTTAATACATTTGCTCCTGCTCCTGCTGTGCAGCATTTTCCACCTACCCACACACTCCAGGTTGCTCAAGCTGTAAGCTCAATCGAACCTCATCCCATTGGAAACCAGCTGAAGGGTGAGAGCAGGAATGACAAGCCTCGTGGAGATGGACAAGCTGAAGCTCGTTTCCTAGGACTCAAAGAGAAATTCTGTGAATATGGTATTGGATATGAT TGCAAAAAAGGCTTCGACAAAGGTCATCATCACGGCACTGGCATCAGTGCCTACGATGTGTCATATGTTCAGCCTGTTCAAGTAGTGCCCGTTGGTGGACCAATTGCTGCTGTACCTATCGATAAGGGCCACAAGAAAGGCTTCCACGATAAAGGCCACCACCATAGCCCACCTGCCTATTACCCACCACAACCCACATACCATGCACCTCAACCTGCATACCATCCCCCTGCAACTGGATATGGAGCCCCTGCAACTGGATATGGAGCCCCTGCTTATCATCCTCCTCAATCATCCTATGGAGTTCCAGCATCTTCTTATGCCTCCCCTGCCTCATACACCCCTCCCAAATCTTCCTATGGAGGAGGACAGGTGCAGCATGTCCATACCCATCATCATGTTTACAATGGTCAAGCCTCTGGTGGTGGTTTTGCCTACGGCAAAGATAATAGTCTCGGCTCATCTTCTAGCCATTTCAGTACCTTTGGCAACTCTGTTAAGAAAGTAGGAAGTGCATTGCCAGCGATTCCTCCACGTGAGAATTTCTTAACAGAGCAGGGTAGCCTTCCTGGTTTCCTCGAAGATTGTCAATGCGTAGAGCGAAGGTACTGTTCTTCTCTCGACATTGTTGGAAGGTCTAATGATCAGTTTCTACATCTAGATGCAAGGAGTAAGAAAACTGATATCCTCTCCACTGCCTCTGGTGAGAACGATACTGTTGCAACCTCCAGTGAGGATGGCCTCTCATTCTCAGCTTCTGAAATCAAATCTACTCAGACAGAGGCCAAGGAATCAGGAAGGCAAAAGAGAGATACTTTCTTTGGTAGTGATGCAAAGGTACAGCCCATTGTACAGCCCACAAGCAGACAAGGA CGCCAATTCCGTTTCGGCGGATACTCTCCTGGAGTGAGTGGCTGTGCCGCCAGTCACGTGTGCTGCCGATCACCAGTTTTCAGATCTGAAAGAGCCATTAGTACTTGTGGACGTCGAAGCTCAGTAGGTCTTCTAGGACGCGTGAAGAACAACCGCTTCGAAACGGGCGACACCGAGTTTGGAGAGTACCCATGGCAGGCTGCCATTCTCAGAAGGGAAAGCGGTGATAATGTTTATGTGTGTGGGGCTGTGCTCATTGACACACGCCATCTCCTCACTGCTGCTCACTGTGTTAATGG ACTGTCTCCGTCAGACCTGAAAGTAAGACTGGGTGAATGGGATGTCTCCAGTGAAACAGAGTTTTATCGCTACATAGAAACCCCAGTTTCAGGAGTGTATCCCCATCGTGAATTTTTCAGTGGTAACCTCAACAATGACATTGCTGTTTTGAGACTGTTCAGCCATGTGAATCTGGCTACTAA CCCACACGTCTCTCCCGTTTGCTTGCCTGAACGATCGGACGATTTCACCGGCCAACGGTGCCACGCCACCGGCTGGGGAAAAAACGCCTTTGGAAACACTGGTGACTTCCAGCACCTTCTGAAGGAGGTCGATGTTCCCATGGTCAGTCACTCGAGTTGTGAGTCAGCCCTCAGGAGGACCAGATTGGGCTCGAATTTCAATCTTCATGATGGCATGACTTGcgccggaggagaagagggaaaaGATGCCTGTGAG GGTGATGGTGGCAGTCCTTTGGTATGCCGTGGGTTTGATGGATCCATGGTTCTGGCTGGCCTCGTGTCTTGGGGCGTTGGTTGCGGAACAAGAGGAGTACCTGGCGTCTATGTTAATGTGCCCTACTACCTCGACTGGATCAATTCCATCACTAAATCCTAA
- the LOC137615468 gene encoding uncharacterized protein isoform X1, producing the protein MHLRKEGSRRVNLLIRAMQPRYLPLILALVASTHARDDWSWGPDDTQEFSSRSGSASGRSLTFPNAKVDRTLSSSVQQPSLQRAPSTETVRVPRLVLGGTSGQSVSTSSGLTFSQGVSLPLEQTFSQGPALPQGQTFSPPPSQGFVPSISETFPPAEVNTFAPAPAVQHFPPTHTLQVAQAVSSIEPHPIGNQLKGESRNDKPRGDGQAEARFLGLKEKFCEYGIGYDCKKGFDKGHHHGTGISAYDVSYVQPVQVVPVGGPIAAVPIDKGHKKGFHDKGHHHSPPAYYPPQPTYHAPQPAYHPPATGYGAPATGYGAPAYHPPQSSYGVPASSYASPASYTPPKSSYGGGQVQHVHTHHHVYNGQASGGGFAYGKDNSLGSSSSHFSTFGNSVKKVGSALPAIPPRENFLTEQGSLPGFLEDCQCVERRYCSSLDIVGRSNDQFLHLDARSKKTDILSTASGENDTVATSSEDGLSFSASEIKSTQTEAKESGRQKRDTFFGSDAKVQPIVQPTSRQGRQFRFGGYSPGVSGCAASHVCCRSPVFRSERAISTCGRRSSVGLLGRVKNNRFETGDTEFGEYPWQAAILRRESGDNVYVCGAVLIDTRHLLTAAHCVNGLSPSDLKVRLGEWDVSSETEFYRYIETPVSGVYPHREFFSGNLNNDIAVLRLFSHVNLATNPHVSPVCLPERSDDFTGQRCHATGWGKNAFGNTGDFQHLLKEVDVPMVSHSSCESALRRTRLGSNFNLHDGMTCAGGEEGKDACEGDGGSPLVCRGFDGSMVLAGLVSWGVGCGTRGVPGVYVNVPYYLDWINSITKS; encoded by the exons AGCTATGCAGCCCCGGTATTTACCACTAATACTGGCTCTAGTGGCCAGTACTCACGCAAGAGATGACTGGTCTTGGGGTCCAGATGATACTCAGGAGTTTTCTTCGCGATCAGGCAGCGCCTCTGGCAGATCACTCACTTTCCCAAATGCGAAGGTCGATCGGACATTGTCCTCTTCCGTCCAGCAGCCCTCTTTACAAAGGGCCCCTTCCACTGAGACAGTGAGAGTGCCCCGACTTGTATTAGGAGGAACTTCAGGCCAGTCTGTTTCAACTTCCTCTGGTCTAACGTTTTCTCAGGGGGTTAGTCTTCCTCTGGAACAAACGTTTTCTCAGGGACCAGCTCTTCCTCAAGGACAAACGTTTTCTCCTCCCCCAAGCCAAGGGTTCGTCCCATCCATAAGTGAAACCTTCCCTCCTGCTGAAGTTAATACATTTGCTCCTGCTCCTGCTGTGCAGCATTTTCCACCTACCCACACACTCCAGGTTGCTCAAGCTGTAAGCTCAATCGAACCTCATCCCATTGGAAACCAGCTGAAGGGTGAGAGCAGGAATGACAAGCCTCGTGGAGATGGACAAGCTGAAGCTCGTTTCCTAGGACTCAAAGAGAAATTCTGTGAATATGGTATTGGATATGAT TGCAAAAAAGGCTTCGACAAAGGTCATCATCACGGCACTGGCATCAGTGCCTACGATGTGTCATATGTTCAGCCTGTTCAAGTAGTGCCCGTTGGTGGACCAATTGCTGCTGTACCTATCGATAAGGGCCACAAGAAAGGCTTCCACGATAAAGGCCACCACCATAGCCCACCTGCCTATTACCCACCACAACCCACATACCATGCACCTCAACCTGCATACCATCCCCCTGCAACTGGATATGGAGCCCCTGCAACTGGATATGGAGCCCCTGCTTATCATCCTCCTCAATCATCCTATGGAGTTCCAGCATCTTCTTATGCCTCCCCTGCCTCATACACCCCTCCCAAATCTTCCTATGGAGGAGGACAGGTGCAGCATGTCCATACCCATCATCATGTTTACAATGGTCAAGCCTCTGGTGGTGGTTTTGCCTACGGCAAAGATAATAGTCTCGGCTCATCTTCTAGCCATTTCAGTACCTTTGGCAACTCTGTTAAGAAAGTAGGAAGTGCATTGCCAGCGATTCCTCCACGTGAGAATTTCTTAACAGAGCAGGGTAGCCTTCCTGGTTTCCTCGAAGATTGTCAATGCGTAGAGCGAAGGTACTGTTCTTCTCTCGACATTGTTGGAAGGTCTAATGATCAGTTTCTACATCTAGATGCAAGGAGTAAGAAAACTGATATCCTCTCCACTGCCTCTGGTGAGAACGATACTGTTGCAACCTCCAGTGAGGATGGCCTCTCATTCTCAGCTTCTGAAATCAAATCTACTCAGACAGAGGCCAAGGAATCAGGAAGGCAAAAGAGAGATACTTTCTTTGGTAGTGATGCAAAGGTACAGCCCATTGTACAGCCCACAAGCAGACAAGGA CGCCAATTCCGTTTCGGCGGATACTCTCCTGGAGTGAGTGGCTGTGCCGCCAGTCACGTGTGCTGCCGATCACCAGTTTTCAGATCTGAAAGAGCCATTAGTACTTGTGGACGTCGAAGCTCAGTAGGTCTTCTAGGACGCGTGAAGAACAACCGCTTCGAAACGGGCGACACCGAGTTTGGAGAGTACCCATGGCAGGCTGCCATTCTCAGAAGGGAAAGCGGTGATAATGTTTATGTGTGTGGGGCTGTGCTCATTGACACACGCCATCTCCTCACTGCTGCTCACTGTGTTAATGG ACTGTCTCCGTCAGACCTGAAAGTAAGACTGGGTGAATGGGATGTCTCCAGTGAAACAGAGTTTTATCGCTACATAGAAACCCCAGTTTCAGGAGTGTATCCCCATCGTGAATTTTTCAGTGGTAACCTCAACAATGACATTGCTGTTTTGAGACTGTTCAGCCATGTGAATCTGGCTACTAA CCCACACGTCTCTCCCGTTTGCTTGCCTGAACGATCGGACGATTTCACCGGCCAACGGTGCCACGCCACCGGCTGGGGAAAAAACGCCTTTGGAAACACTGGTGACTTCCAGCACCTTCTGAAGGAGGTCGATGTTCCCATGGTCAGTCACTCGAGTTGTGAGTCAGCCCTCAGGAGGACCAGATTGGGCTCGAATTTCAATCTTCATGATGGCATGACTTGcgccggaggagaagagggaaaaGATGCCTGTGAG GGTGATGGTGGCAGTCCTTTGGTATGCCGTGGGTTTGATGGATCCATGGTTCTGGCTGGCCTCGTGTCTTGGGGCGTTGGTTGCGGAACAAGAGGAGTACCTGGCGTCTATGTTAATGTGCCCTACTACCTCGACTGGATCAATTCCATCACTAAATCCTAA